The following proteins are encoded in a genomic region of Micropterus dolomieu isolate WLL.071019.BEF.003 ecotype Adirondacks linkage group LG04, ASM2129224v1, whole genome shotgun sequence:
- the dnajb1b gene encoding dnaJ homolog subfamily B member 1b isoform X1, whose translation MVKMGKDYYDILGIKRGASDDDIKKAYRKQALRYHPDKNKSPGAEEKFKEIAEAYDVLSDPKKKDIYDRYGEEGLKGGGPSGGGGPGTFSYSFQGDPHAIFEEFFGGRNPFGQFFGARNGGMDEDMDTDDPFARFGMGGGGMGGFPRSFSSGMGGMGGHSSVVKKQQDPPVVHDLRVTLEEVLSGCTKKMKISRKRLNPDGRTLRTEDKILEVQIKKGWKEGTKITFPKEGDETPTNIPADVVFVLKDKPHPVFRREGSDIIYTGKISLRDALCGCTVNAPTLEGRTVTVSTTDIVQPGMKRRISGEGLPYPKRPDRRGDLIVEYEVKFPERLSQSARDTIAQVLPRS comes from the exons ATGGTAAAAATGGGTAAAGACTACTACGACATTTTGGGAATTAAGAGAGGAGCGTCGGATGACGATATTAAGAAAGCTTACCGTAAGCAGGCTCTGCGCTATCACCCCGATAAAAACAAGTCACCGGGAGCCGAGGAGAAATTTAAAGAAATCGCCGAAGCTTACGACGTTTTGAGCGACCCGAAGAAAAAGGACATCTACGACCGTTATGGCGAAGAAG GTCTGAAAGGTGGGGGGCCCTCAGGAGGTGGTGGTCCTGGCACCTTTAGCTACAGCTTCCAGGGCGACCCTCATGCCATCTTTGAAGAGTTCTTCGGTGGACGAAACCCCTTCGGACAGTTCTTTGGTGCCCGCAATGGAGGCATGGATGAGGACATGGACACTGACGACCCTTTTGCCCGCTTTGGGATGGGGGGCGGTGGAATGGGCGGGTTCCCTCGCTCCTTCAGTTCTGGAATGGGGGGAATGGGCGGTCACAGTAGCGTTGTGAAGAAGCAGCAGGACCCCCCTGTTGTTCACGACCTTCGGGTGACGTTGGAGGAAGTTCTGTCAGGTtgcacaaagaaaatgaagatcTCGCGTAAGAGGCTGAACCCTGACGGGCGAACGCTAAGAACAGAAGATAAAATCCTGGAGGTGCAGATAAAGAAGGGGTGGAAAGAGGGCACGAAAATCACTTTTCCCAAAGAGGGGGATGAGACACCTACAAACATTCCAGCTGATGTGGTCTTCGTATTAAAGGACAAGCCACATCCGGTATTTAGACGCGAGGGATCTGACATCATTTACACAGGGAAGATCTCACTCAGAGAT GCCTTGTGTGGCTGTACAGTCAATGCACCCACACTGGAAGGCAGAACAGTGACCGTGTCAACAACAGATATCGTGCAGCCAGGGATGAAGCGACGCATTAGTGGCGAGGGGTTGCCTTATCCCAAACGCCCTGATCGTCGAGGTGACCTTATAGTGGAGTACGAGGTCAAATTCCCAGAAAGGCTCAGCCAGAGCGCCCGGGACACCATCGCTCAGGTCCTCCCGCGATCTTAA
- the dnajb1b gene encoding dnaJ homolog subfamily B member 1b isoform X2 has protein sequence MVKMGKDYYDILGIKRGASDDDIKKAYRKQALRYHPDKNKSPGAEEKFKEIAEAYDVLSDPKKKDIYDRYGEEGLKGGGPSGGGGPGTFSYSFQGDPHAIFEEFFGGRNPFGQFFGARNGGMDEDMDTDDPFARFGMGGGGMGGFPRSFSSGMGGMGGHSSVVKKQQDPPVVHDLRVTLEEVLSGCTKKMKISRKRLNPDGRTLRTEDKILEVQIKKGWKEGTKITFPKEGDETPTNIPADVVFVLKDKPHPVFRREGSDIIYTGKISLRDALCGCTVNAPTLEGRTVTVSTTDIVQPGMKRRISGEGLPYPKRPDRRGDLIVEYEVKFPERLSQSARDTIAQVLPRS, from the exons ATGGTAAAAATGGGTAAAGACTACTACGACATTTTGGGAATTAAGAGAGGAGCGTCGGATGACGATATTAAGAAAGCTTACCGTAAGCAG GCTCTGCGCTATCACCCCGATAAAAACAAGTCACCGGGAGCCGAGGAGAAATTTAAAGAAATCGCCGAAGCTTACGACGTTTTGAGCGACCCGAAGAAAAAGGACATCTACGACCGTTATGGCGAAGAAG GTCTGAAAGGTGGGGGGCCCTCAGGAGGTGGTGGTCCTGGCACCTTTAGCTACAGCTTCCAGGGCGACCCTCATGCCATCTTTGAAGAGTTCTTCGGTGGACGAAACCCCTTCGGACAGTTCTTTGGTGCCCGCAATGGAGGCATGGATGAGGACATGGACACTGACGACCCTTTTGCCCGCTTTGGGATGGGGGGCGGTGGAATGGGCGGGTTCCCTCGCTCCTTCAGTTCTGGAATGGGGGGAATGGGCGGTCACAGTAGCGTTGTGAAGAAGCAGCAGGACCCCCCTGTTGTTCACGACCTTCGGGTGACGTTGGAGGAAGTTCTGTCAGGTtgcacaaagaaaatgaagatcTCGCGTAAGAGGCTGAACCCTGACGGGCGAACGCTAAGAACAGAAGATAAAATCCTGGAGGTGCAGATAAAGAAGGGGTGGAAAGAGGGCACGAAAATCACTTTTCCCAAAGAGGGGGATGAGACACCTACAAACATTCCAGCTGATGTGGTCTTCGTATTAAAGGACAAGCCACATCCGGTATTTAGACGCGAGGGATCTGACATCATTTACACAGGGAAGATCTCACTCAGAGAT GCCTTGTGTGGCTGTACAGTCAATGCACCCACACTGGAAGGCAGAACAGTGACCGTGTCAACAACAGATATCGTGCAGCCAGGGATGAAGCGACGCATTAGTGGCGAGGGGTTGCCTTATCCCAAACGCCCTGATCGTCGAGGTGACCTTATAGTGGAGTACGAGGTCAAATTCCCAGAAAGGCTCAGCCAGAGCGCCCGGGACACCATCGCTCAGGTCCTCCCGCGATCTTAA